One window of the Xiphophorus hellerii strain 12219 chromosome 15, Xiphophorus_hellerii-4.1, whole genome shotgun sequence genome contains the following:
- the LOC116734364 gene encoding cytochrome P450 2K4-like — MGAMEVFLHSFSPVSVLGSVVLILIGFHFFLSKSRPQGHRQGPPGPKPLPIIGNLLQLDVKRLDQAFLKLSKTYGSVFTVHMGPKKMVVLTGYKTVKEAFVSYAEEFGERETPVVAKEANLHHGIAWTNGDSWKEMRRFALTNLKDFGMGKRVCEEKIIEECHVLIQKLKEFKGEAFDSSQHINYAVCNVICSMVYGKRFEYDDLEFTTVVNRTNQVIQLLGSPSIQLYNMFPKIGKLVFSARKKMSDIFAANKQHHLMLLNRLKETLSPQMCRGVADAFLIRQQQLKESGITDSHYHNDNLLVTVMNLFAAGTETTSTTLRWAFLYMAKYPKIQDQVQQELRNVIGSRQVQVEDRQNLPFTDAVIHEIQRIANIAPLAIPHRTSQDITFQGHFIEKGTPVIAVLTSVLQDESEWEKPNVFYPGNFLNKDGKFLKRDAFLPFSAGRRVCLGESLARMELFIFFATLLQHFRFSPPPGVTEEELDLTPRVGGTLSPQPHTICVIPLN; from the exons ATGGGAGCGATGGAGGTTTTTCTCCACTCATTCAGCCCAGTTTCAGTTTTGGGGTCTGTGGTTTTAATCCTCATTGGGtttcactttttcctctccaagTCCAGGCCTCAGGGCCACAGACAGGGACCACCAGGACCAAAACCCCTTCCCATCATTGGcaacctgctgcagctggaTGTTAAGAGACTTGACCAAGCATTCCTGAAG CTTTCTAAGACGTATGGATCTGTGTTCACTGTCCACATGGGACCAAAGAAGATGGTGGTCCTGACAGGGTATAAGACGGTGAAAGAAGCATTTGTCAGTTATGCTGAGGAGTTTGGAGAACGAGAAACACCCGTCGTGGCTAAAGAAGCAAATCTGCATCACG GTATTGCGTGGACCAATGGAGACTCCTGGAAGGAAATGCGCCGCTTTGCTTTGACCAACCTGAAGGACTTTGGGATGGGAAAGAGAGTATGTGAGGAGAAAATCATTGAGGAATGTCACGTCCTCATCCAGAAGTTAAAGGAGTTTAAAG GTGAAGCTTTTGATTCGTCCCAACATATAAACTATGCAGTTTGTAATGTAATCTGCTCCATGGTTTATGGCAAAAGGTTTGAATATGATGATCTAGAGTTCACTACCGTTGTAAATCGAACAAACCAAGTCATTCAACTGTTGGGCTCGCCGTCAATACAG CTGTACAACATGTTCCCAAAGATTGGCAAGCTGGTGTTTTCAGCCAGAAAGAAAATGAGCGATATATTTGCTGCCAATAAACAACATCATCTGATGCTGCTGAACCGTTTGAAAGAGACTCTCAGTCCACAGATGTGCAGAGGAGTTGCAGATGCTTTCCTCATCCGTCAACAGCAACTCAAG GAATCTGGGATCACCGACAGTCACTACCACAACGACAACCTGCTGGTGACAGTCATGAACCTGTTCGCTGCTGGAACTGAAACTACATCAACTACCCTGAGATGGGCATTCCTGTATATGGCCAAATATCCAAAAATACAAG ACCAGGTCCAGCAGGAGCTGAGGAATGTGATTGGAAGTCGGCAGGTTCAGGTTGAAGACAGACAGAACCTGCCTTTTACAGACGCCGTCATCCACGAGATACAGAGAATTGCCAACATTGCTCCTTTGGCAATTCCTCACAGGACTAGCCAAGACATCACGTTCCAAGGTCATTTTATTGAGAAG ggAACTCCAGTAATTGCTGTTTTAACGTCCGTCCTGCAAGATGAGAGCGAATGGGAGAAACCGAACGTCTTTTATCCAGGCAACTTCCTCAACAAAGATGGGAAGTTCCTCAAGCGAGACGCCTTCCTGCCTTTTTCAGCAG GTCGCAGGGTTTGCCTTGGAGAGAGTCTGGCCAGAATGGAGCTTTTCATCTTCTTCGCCACGCTCCTGCAGCACTTCCGATTTTCTCCTCCACCTGGAGTTACAGAGGAAGAACTCGATCTAACTCCACGAGTTGGTGGTACTCTGAGCCCTCAACCTCACACGATCTGTGTTATCCCTTTAAATTAA
- the LOC116734367 gene encoding fibroblast growth factor receptor 2-like, whose protein sequence is MPRLEVLLLFVLQLEGISGDGPDFYRTVGDDVVFPCVGPSSSSCRSVKWLYNDILGRITEDKVTDGNIDQKSVNAARLSLNTDCSLIIKNIIPEDAGRYTCRRGNTDSLMHLNILSISPSQPAGDATKDGNINLQCSLWSFSQTTCSVNRLVWINDTGNKLVGEDVTDQKTSSQIRCVSSLTVKPLNNRYTCQFIQRNTVKVEAHYPPLSTDQTLIYIIGPVLGVGLLLLAAIAAVLINCRRRTKQSDEPKNSNSDVRKTNNQIHQNAESPSTLTYSSIRHFTPNSPLRVTVQHDEVTYSALKPEMETDFDLSSLYSRVIKPE, encoded by the exons ATGCCCAGACTGGAGGTATTGCTGCTCTTTGTGCTGCAGTTGGAAG GTATCAGTGGAGATGGACCTGATTTCTATCGCACAGTTGGAGATgatgttgtttttccttgtgTTGGTCCATCTTCTTCATCGTGCCGCAGTGTTAAATGGCTTTATAACGACATTCTTGGCAGAATCACTGAGGACAAAGTCACAGATGGAAATATTGACCAGAAGTCAGTTAATGCTGCCAGGCTGAGTTTGAACACTGACTGCTCTCTGATCATAAAGAACATCATTCCTGAGGATGCTGGACGTTACACCTGCAGGAGAGGAAACACAGACAGCCTAATGCATCTGAATATTTTATCCA TCTCTCCATCTCAACCAGCTGGTGATGCAACAAAGGATGGAAATATAAATCTACAATGTTCTCTGTGGAGCTTTTCACAGACCACATGTTCAGTTAACAGACTCGTCTGGATAAACGACACAGGAAACAAACTAGTTGGTGAAGATGTCACCGACCAGAAGACCAGTTCACAGATCCGGTGTGTTTCCTCTCTGACTGTGAAGCCTCTGAATAACAGATACACCTGCCAGTTTATTCAGAGAAACACAGTGAAGGTAGAAGCTCACTACCCACCTTTATCTACAG ATCAGACTCTGATCTACATCATTGGACCGGTGCTGGGAGtggggctgctgctgctggctgccaTCGCTGCTGTTCTCATCAATTGCAGAAGGAGAACCAAACAGTCAGACGAGCCCAAGAACTCCaattcag atgtcagaaaaacaaacaatcaaatTCACCAAAAT GCGGAGTCGCCGTCCACTCTGACGTATTCATCGATCCGCCATTTTACTCCAAACTCCCCTCTCAGG GTCACAGTTCAACACGATGAGGTCACTTATTCTGCTCTGAAGCCTGAAATGGAGACGGACTTCGATCTCAGCAGTCTCTACAGTCGTGTCATCAAACCAGAATAA
- the LOC116734299 gene encoding uncharacterized protein LOC116734299 isoform X1, with the protein MSCLKEVNGVETKRCHAWWVLLHSECQLQEGSYIVFTLRLRELNNVQRLLDRQEMPRLDVLLLFVLQLEGISGDEPDFYRTVGDVVVLPCVGPSSSSCRSVTWLYNDIVGRITENKVTDGNIDQKSVNAARLSLNTDCSLIIKNIIPEDAGRYTCRRGNTDSLMHLNILSISPSQPAGDATKDGNINLQCSLWSFSPTTCSVNRLVWVNDIGNKLIGEDVTDQKTSSQIRCVSSLTVKPLNNRYTCQFIQRNTVKVEAHYPPLSTGPPASSPLSFIMLTLKITGLILMVGITVGIIRTRGRKKPQKDINVHFAVDDDTVNYENDGERSAAAALH; encoded by the exons ATGTCCTGTTTAAAAGAAGTTAACGGTGTGGAAACCAAACGATGTCATGCATGGTGGGTGTTGCTTCATTCAGAATGTCAACTCCAAGAAGGAAGTTACATCGTCTTCACTTTGAGGCTGAGAGAGTTGAACAACGTCCAGCGGCTGCTGGACAGACAAGAAATGCCCAGACTGGACGTATTGCTGCTCTTTGTGCTGCAGTTGGAAG GTATCAGTGGAGATGAACCTGATTTCTATCGCACAGTTGgagatgttgttgttttacctTGTGTTGGTCCATCTTCTTCATCGTGCCGCAGTGTTACATGGCTTTATAACGACATTGTTGGCAGAATCACTGAGAACAAAGTCACAGATGGAAATATTGACCAGAAGTCAGTTAATGCTGCCAGGCTGAGTTTGAACACTGACTGCTCTCTGATCATAAAGAACATCATTCCTGAGGATGCTGGACGTTACACCTGCAGGAGAGGAAACACAGACAGCCTAATGCATCTGAATATTTTATCCA TCTCTCCATCTCAACCAGCTGGTGATGCAACAAAGGATGGAAATATAAATCTACAATGTTCTCTGTGGAGCTTTTCACCAACCACATGTTCAGTTAACAGACTCGTCTGGGTAAACGACATAGGAAACAAACTAATTGGTGAAGATGTCACCGACCAGAAGACCAGTTCACAGATCCGGTGTGTTTCCTCTCTGACTGTGAAGCCTCTGAATAACAGATACACCTGCCAGTTTATTCAGAGAAACACAGTGAAGGTAGAAGCTCACTACCCACCTTTATCTACAG GCCCCCCCGCCTCGTCTCCTCTGAGCTTCATCATGTTGACTCTGAAGATCACAGGACTGATCCTGATGGTTGGAATCACTGTTGGTATCATCAGAACCAGAG GGAGAAAAAAGCCTCAGAAAGACATTAAT gttcATTTTGCTGTTGATGACGACACAGTGAATTATGAAAATGATGGAGAACGTTCTGCTGCCGCCGCGCTCCACTGA
- the LOC116734299 gene encoding uncharacterized protein LOC116734299 isoform X2 — protein sequence MPFLGTLFIFVLQFEVSVCAVYKMETYRPLGQDVVLLCQLPQSDPHFEVKWRHGGETLVMNGTVTDASSRGGRLSVNINGSLIIKKVTASDAGVYTCQFPKVTSSLDNSLCLLSISPSPPDSECKKDKIMDLNCSLICNPISCGEGSIVWLNETGNVLQEKKVGQNLDTGCSSVLTVNRLMGNYRRYSCRFVQKDKVQAEVHYTPVFSDSTDWPVPSCILLVLRIAGLILMICVVVVVYIRTRGSKKPPKDINVHFVCREDSLNYENIEVCSSAVSR from the exons ATGCCTTTCCTTGGAACGCTATTCAtttttgtgctgcagtttgaag taagtGTCTGTGCTGTATATAAAATGGAGACCTACCGTCCGCTTGGGCAGGACGTAGTTTTGTTGTGTCAACTTCCTCAATCTGACCCACATTTTGAGGTTAAATGGCGTCACGGCGGAGAAACTCTTGTGATGAACGGGACGGTGACGGACGCTTCGTCTCGAGGAGGAAGGCTGAGTGTGAACATTAACGGATCTCTCATCATCAAGAAAGTTACGGCTTCAGACGCCGGTGTCTACACATGTCAGTTTCCAAAGGTCACCAGCAGTTTGGACAATTCGCTGTGTCTTCTGTCCA TTTCTCCATCTCCACCAGATTCTGAGTGTAAAAAGGACAAAATCATGGATTTAAATTGCTCTCTGATTTGCAACCCCATCTCATGTGGAGAGGGCAGCATCGTCTGGCTGAATGAAACTGGAAATGTGTTGCAAGAAAAGAAAGTTGGTCAGAACTTGGATACAGGCTGCAGTTCAGTTCTCACTGTGAACCGTCTGATGGGAAACTACAGGAGATACAGCTGTCGGTTTGTTCAGAAAGACAAGGTCCAGGCGGAGGTTCACTACACGCCTGTCTTCTCGG ATTCCACAGACTGGCCCGTTCCGAGCTGCATCCTGCTGGTTCTGCGCATCGCAGGACTGATCCTGATGatctgtgttgttgttgttgtttacatcaGAACCAGAG GAAGCAAGAAGCCACCGAAGGACATCAAT gTTCATTTCGTCTGCAGAGAGGATTCACTGAACTATGAAAATATTGAAGTCTGTTCTTCTGCTGTGAGTCGCTGA